aatcatctcctttccaactttagttgctgcaacatactcagcttctgtagtagacaaagtaacaatcttctgtagatttgaagcccatgatatagctataccacccagagtaaaaacaaacccagtagtactctttctactatcaatattaccagcaaaatcagcatctacataaccctgcaaTTTCAAACTTGCACTTGTGAAgtaaagacatgtatctgatgaacccttcagatatctcagaatccactttaCTGCCTCCCAATactgctttccaggcctactcatgaatctgctcacaactcctactgcatgtgcaatgtctggccttgtacacaccatagcatacatcaagctgtcaatagctgaggcatagggcaccttgctcatatggtccctttcttcttctgtcttcagtgactgttctttgcttagtttgaaatgactacccaagagTGTGCTCATTGGTTTaacttcattcatgttgaacctgctgagaactttcttcacatactttGACTGTGAAAGCTTTAATGTACCATTAGCCCtatctctaatgattctcataccaaggatttgctttgcaactcccaaatccttcattgcaaactgtttggacaacTGTTTCTTTAGATTATTAATCTtctcaatgctagaccctgtAATAAGCATATCATtcacatacaacagtaatatgatgtaagaattgtcaaaaaacttaacatagcaacagtgatcagcttcacatctcttgaacccaattctatgcataaaactatcaaatttcttgtaccactgtctaggagcttgttttaggccatacaagctatTTCTCAGTTTGCAAACTAGATTCTCTTATCCTTGAACAATGAACCCTTCtagctgaatcatgtaaagatcttcctccaagtcaccatgaaggaatactgtcttcacatctaattgctcaagatgtaagttttctgcagccaccattcccagtaccagTCTGATtattgacatcttcacaaccggagaaaatatctctgtgtagtcaatgccctCCTTTTGCtagaaccctttaacaactaatttggtcttgtaacgtttgctaccatcatgctcattctttattctatatacccacttgttgtgcaaagccttccttcctactggcaattcagtcaattcccatgtctgattccccaataaggaatccatctcatccttcatggttaactcccacttgcttgaattctcattttggaaggcttcatcataacactctgtctcaccaccatcagtcaacaggagataatttaaaaCAGGTGAATAACGTTGTGAAGGTCTAATGTTCCTAGAAGATCTGCAAACTTCAactacaggtgtactcagatctacttgtgaatttacattctccttatcttctttgCCCCTTTTCTAGATAGAactttcagtcaattcatctaagttgacaaactcagacttcttttgatctatctctgtaacatctaacactacagttgacctgtccttgtacataacctgttcattgaatatcacatttttacttctgatgattttcctgttatgttcatcccaaaacctatagccaaatttctcatcaccatagccaatgaaaaaacatattttagactttgcatcaagtttactacgagcatcagaatcaatatgaacataagaaacacaaccaaaaacttttaatctgaaaactttacctctttaccgctccaaacctcctcaggaagtctgaactctATGGGAACTGATGGTCCTCAGTTTATCAGGTAAGgtgcagtgctaacagcatcagcccagaaagtttttggtagtccaacATACAATCTCATACTTCTAGCACACTTATTGAGAGTTctgttcatgcgctcagccacaccattctgctgtggtgtcccaggaatggtcttctccatcctaattccctgtgcagtACAATACTCACtaaaccctccatctatgtactctcctccattatctggcctcaaacattttactttcaaacctatttctgtctcaaccatggccttccacttcttaaatgtttcaaatacatcatatttatttttcagaaaataaactcatatctttctgcttgagtcatcaataaaagtgatgcgGTACCTTGAACCTCTaagggatgcaaccggagaaggcccccacaaattaGTGTGtactaatttcaattttttttagccTTCGatgtcctgccagttttcaagaagctcacattTTTCTGCTCTTCtgagatgcaactttcacacatgtcaaaatcaatggacttcaattctgatagtttttcttttgacagcagcatcttcattactttctcactcatgtgaccaagtctgcggtgccataggcttgtatcagtacttgcatcagcaactacaattgtgtctcttggacatGAGGTCATATACAGAGTACCGgtcttctttccacgagccaataccctagctccctttgtaaccttccaagtaccaccaacaaatagtattgcatgtccttcatcatcaagttgtccaacaaaAATTAGATTCCTCCTTAGGTTAGGAATATGTCGaaccttctccagtaaccaaacagatccattgggcaacaatattcgaATGTCTCCCATACCTACAACATCTAAGGCTGAACCATTAgtcaaatacaccttaccaaaatcatctgcaacataattttatatgaattctcaatgtggagtggtatgaaacgaagctcttgagtccaaaacccaatcattaagtggactgtctactgcaagaagtaatgtatcttgtacctcttctgttacaacattagcagaatcatcttcattcttcttcttaggacttttgcattgcctcctaaagtgacctgttttcccacagTTCCAGCATTGTaattgttggcctgatctagatttgcttctattccgattagaatttctggattttgatctaccccgatttgaatttctgtcattacgtccgcctcttgtctcaaggtttagggcagaaccagatcctgaggtTTCGCCTGCATTTCTTCTACGAATCTCCTCAACCAGAATTAAATCTCttatatcattgtacttgagtttttcctttcctgtagaattgctaaatgccatcctcattgcctcccaattgtttggcaaagaagccaagacgatcagagaacgaatctcatcatcaaaatcaatttctacagacgacaattgatttgtgatagtgttaaattcgttcagatgttgtgctactaaTGCATTCTCTACCatcttcaaattgaacaatttcttcatcagacACACCTTGTTGTTTGcagacggcttttcatacatattggacaaagccttcatcaaatCTGCtatggtcttctcctttacaacattgtgtgcaacagacctagacagaaTTAACCTAATAACTCCCAGaacctgtctgtcaagaagcgCCCATTCCTTAGCCTTCATAGTCTCAGGTTTTGTCCCcaaaagaggcagatgcaatttcctcccatatagataatcttcaatctgcatcctccaatacgcgaagtctgtgccatcaaacttttctattccagacgcctttcctgcttcctctgccattgtttccactcaaacctaaccttaggctctgataccagttgtagggaacTAACCCGAATTCCCAAcctatgagaaacaaaaaaatagagaaaacacaagccaaaaaaatataaaaattaaaaaaaaaaaaaaaaaaaaaaatcacacgcacaagacaatatttacatgGTTCGACAATTTGCCTAGATCCACGGaattgcagggatttcactattatcaaggaAAAGTACAAAGTGCGGttacaatttttctttctcaCAAAACACGGCAACAACACCcataataaaaccctaatcaccaaagttGGTTTCCATATACAACCCCCAAGAGGCTTGTCCATGAACGCTCCAGCTTGGGCTTATCGGCCCAAGTCTTTGCTctatggactaagcctcagtaaatctcccattaaaaaccacgcaatattattcgggtcgggtcgggtcatcGAActggatcaaacaaaactaggctccacaaagcccaacaccCTCCACTTGAAAACTAGCTATAAAGCTAATTTTGATGCTGCCATTTTTGACTAAATGAGCTCTGTTGGGATAGGTGTGGTGTTTAGGGATCATTCAGGTAGCATTATTGCTGCCTTAAGTCAGAGGATTGAGTCCTTTCATTTGGTTGAGTTGGCTGAAGCTTTGGCTGCGAGGCGAGCTATGATGCTAGCTAGGGAGCTTAGTTTGTTTGATGTCATTTTTGAAGGTGATTGTCTTCGAGTGGTTCAAGCTCTAAGGTGTTCTGGTCATTGCAATACGTTGTTTGGGCACGTTATTAAGAAGTCTAAGAGGCTTGGTTGTTCCTTATGACAATGTCAATTTCAGCATGTTCATCAAGAAGAGAATATGTTGGCTTATGGTTAAGCTAGGAGAGAAGTTTTTACTGTAGATACTATTgtatgggtagaagaactacctTTTGATTTGGAGTTTGTCTTCCAATCTGATTTACCTtaatctttttaataaaattacgctcactttcttctcaaaaaaaaaaaaaaaattgatattctTTAGAAAATCACATGCATATATACTTTGATAGAGATTAACagaattatttatataatatatgtagaCTATTATAATAGAAACTGGaccaattataaataataacacAAACTCTAATAAAATTAGAtaattcttcaatttaaaataacatGCAATTTCAAGCAAATTATGTGttcaagaaaaatctaatttGCACTTTTACTTGTCAAAGCGAATTATCCTATAAAAATTTCaacatattttctcaaaaaaattgtgCTTCTTTTTCTAGAAATAAACTACAAATTAAAGGGACCTTGGTAGTTTTTAAGGCTGCAAAAGGGGCTTCGTGGCATCATGTTCTTCAAAGGCAAATGTGGCCGAGTAATAAAGTCATTAGGATCGTCCAAATGTTTTCACTAAAGGTGATTAGCAGGCAAAGAATCTTTGTTCCAATGCCAAACGCAAGGATTCCTACTTCGTTTAGGACCATGACTTTAAAAGAGTCGAGCTCTAGGAGAGAGAGCATAATGATTGAATTGCTCCCAAAGCCAAATTTGTAGAAAGGCTACTGGATTGAAAGTCTCAATCCGAAAATTTAACCAGGAACATTTGAGGTTGTCCTAAAAGAAATCCAAATGGTGGTACGTACAAGATGCCAAGGAAATATGGGGCTAAAGGGGGTGATTGGCCATTAGCTAGCTTAACAGCAGCAGAGAAATGGTGAGTTTGAAGATAGGTGATGAAGGCTTCCAATTATTAAGGGTTAGAATGTCCCTCACCAACCAAATAATCCACCATTTCTTTCCAAGAAATATCATCAGCTTGTTCTTCCACTCCATTTGCATACTCCCTTCAAACCAACCTAATTCAACCCAAAATGTTGGCATAGGAACTCTTGTCCACAATTACACTCTAcactctaaattttttgaatacCCGTTTTGCATCCTAAACTATGATCCATGTTACACTTGCACTCTGACATTAAATTTGTGGTTAACTTGGATGGAAAAATATGGCATCATGTAAAAAGATCTAACTGCCCCACTTCTCAGTTGTttaaaaacaaatgagaaattacactttaccatcataaactttgaattttcgtCTAAATTAACAGCAAATTTAACGTCAAGAGCGAAGTATAACAAGGGTCATTATTTAGGGTGTAAAatgtgaatttaaaaaattttagggtgtaaagTATACTATGAAGTATAGTATTTTAAAgtggtaaaatataattttttcaaacttttacaCAAGCTTATGCGAATGCACTTTCAGAGGGCTTTTCACCGGCCCAAGGGTTTTAATAAAATCTACATATCTACTCTTCTTTGCTAATTTCAACACATGCTTTAAAAAAGACTTGCACACTGCCCTTTCCAAGTACTTTACCACCTTTGCTTCAAGTCACATTGCCGACACAAAATAAAGAGTCTTAAGATTTCTTCCAACAGAGGAGTATCAAATGCTCCTCTAAATCTGTactcttagagcattcacatcagttcttctaaattttctatctattttacacGAAAAAACCTActctttctattttacactaccaCCTAtataaaacacccacatcagtttcttctattttacaagatattttaataaaatattcacctttctcatttttttttattatttcactcAACTGCCAGCTCTATATGCGTGCTCTCACTCTCcctctttattcttttttcctaaACTGAAAGACCTCTCTCtctattcagcaaaaaaaaaagaaagacctctctctctgtctctctgtctctctcttttctctcattctttcccaAAAACGACCGACCCAGATTACTTCCTCACCAGTCCTTTCTTCACCGGCCGATCCTTTCTTCACCGGCTACCCAGATCCTTTCTTTCTAAAAACTACCAACCTAGATCACTTCTTCATCGGGTCCTTTCTTCACCGGCTGATCCAGATCCTTTCTTCATCGGCCGATCCACAAACCAAGCTCCGATGACGCAGATCCTTTCTTCACCGGCCGATCCACGAACCAAGCTCCAGCGACGCAGATCCTTTCTTCACCGACCAATCCATGAACCAAGCTCGGCGACCCAAATCCTTTCTTCACCGGCCGATCCACGAATCAAGCTCCGATGACCCATATCGTTTCTTCACCGGCGACCCATATCTCTCTATTGGTTTGTCTGTGtgggtttgtttttgtgtgggtgtgtttcTGTGTTGATTTATTTGTGTGGACGTATTTGTGTGCATCTGAGGAAAACAAGATGAGGAGCTGAGGTTGTTGTGCACAGAGAAGGGGGAGAAAAATTGGTGCGAACGgaaattagtaaaataatatatacacatgttacagtgcccgtgtaaatttacacgggtacTGTAGCTTGTTGAAAATTATACATAGGTTTACACGAGTTTACAAAGACTGATGTAGTGtattttttgcttcaaaatgtgtaaaaatgatcaaaatgtgtattttacacatttatacacAATTATCCAAGAGcttatgtgaatgctcttatctTGCCCGGAGGAGGCTAGAACCGTTTCAAAAAGTTGAACCTTTTAAAGCCGGTCCATGAATGCGCTAGATTCTGGAtccggatcctctccatttctctttgaaatggagagtgtCCATTTCATGGACAGGATctctttaaaataaatcaacGCTCTAAAAATTGCCACGtcaattaaaacttaaaatactcAAACTCAACTATGGTTAACCTTTACTCAGTAAACCCACCTGCTCTAACTCATCAAACCCATtttttctgaaaatttcaaaatctctctcttctccaacTCATCTCCAAgcttcaatctctctctctctcttaaccaCAGAGAAGCTTTTGAACCAGATCATGGAGCTGAAATTCACATCCAAATCGCTCCAACGCCAAGCCAAGAAATGCGAGAAGGAGGAGAAATCCGAGAAGTTGAAGATCAAGAAAGCCATGGAGAAAGGCAACATCGACGGAGCTCGAATCTACGCCGAGAACGCAATCCGGAAACGCATCGCGCAGATGAACTATCTCCGCCTCGCCTCTTGCCTCGACGCCGTCGTGGCCCGTCTCGACATGCAGGCGAAGATGTccacaatttcaaattttcaaaattgtggcttgattttttttactaaaaagctttgtttggttgctggaaaaacgatggaaaaaaaaaactattgcaGCAGCAATGGCAGGGTTGAGAAAGAGTGGAGCTTGGAGATGGGTTTGAGAAGTGAgagatttagaaaaaaaatggtttagaGCAGGTGGGTTTACTAAGTAAAGGTTAACCATAGTTGAGTTTgagaattttaagttttaattgaCGTGGCACTTTTTAGAGCgttgatttattttaaagagATCCTGTCCATGAAATGGACACTCTCCATTTTAAagagaaatggagaggatccggaTCCCTAGGTTTTGTAGTACATAGAGGCATACCTACTAAGACCGCCCTTAGCAGTAGAAGTACAAGATTTAAAGGCCTTGTCAGAACTTGGTGCAATATTTCCTCTAGCCACACTCAAACAAGGGACAAGCTATTAAGTACCACAACCCACAACAACATTTTTGTCTGTGCATGCATAGATTACACCCATTATGAGCCCCACCCTAGACACATGCGAGTATGCTACTAACTCAAGATTAGGGCGGAGAAAGGTTTGAGTTTGTTAACatgtattagggtatgtgggctttaggTCTATCTTGTTTatttgtatagcacacttacttATATATAGCATACTCTgtctcctatataaaggcacgcatgtatattttattatttgagaaatacaatactttcatggaaaatataaaaagttattaacaacatttattattttatgattctcctaataaaatatttctaaaaatggtTCATAAAGCAATGACCTTAAAGTATTGCTTAACATTTCCTCTAAATAAAATCTAGTATAAGCAAAAACCTTAAAAACACTCTCATATTTATGTAGGTACTATGAAGTTCCCAAGTTTtacatatattaaattaaaaatagaagaaTAAAAACTTTCTAAACATAATGAAGCTATATtactagccttttttttttcttttttctttttttttgagggggaggTATATTACTAGCTAGTGAAGCTTTTCTCTTGGGGAATAACTACTCGAGAAATAGCCATTAAGCAGAAAACTCAGCATGACAATATTAATTTTGCATTAAAAGGATTAAGTTTTTATGATCAGGGTCTACACCTTAAAAATTGTACTAGAATGGCAAGGGGGGGCAAACCAtgacttattttgtttttcaacatCTCGAAATTTAGTGACTGAAAACATTAGTGCGACATTGCGCATTCCACTAAAGTTGAAAATAGTTATGGCCACAAATCTGATAGTTGGCTTTCTTTTCTGTTCTTGtctcttatttaattttctattttcgtATAAAAGGGTTTTCAATAAAGGTCAAATTTAATGACACTTCTTGAAAAATTAATACATGAATTAGCAATAAGAGAATATGACCAACAAATACCAAAACTATTAGCAAAAGAAACAGGATCACATCTTTCATGTTTCATAACCAAATtgcaagaaacaaaaacaaaaagaaaacccaaaaaccaaaaaaagaaaaagaaaagtatggATACCCAGAATATCATATAATATAACATCTAGTATATAAGATCTATATTATTTGTAAACATTATTATAAAACCATCCTTAAACCCTGCTCTTGATCACAACTCTAAGGGGATTCTTCATCACCACAGTGAACTCCAACTTCCCAGCAAAATCCAATTCATCTTTCATGTTTCATTGCAAAAAAACaaggacaaaaaagaaaacccaaaaaccaaaaaaagaaaaagaaaagtttggaTACCCGGAATATAACATCTAGTATATAAGATCTATATTATTTGTAAACATTATTATAAAACCATCCTTAAACCCTGCTCTTGATCACAGCTCTAAGGGGATTCTTCATCACCACAGTGAACTCCAACTTCCCAGCAAAATCCAATTCATTACCAGGCGGGTAAGCACTCCACTCAAATTCTTGCACCATTCTTGCTAGCATAAGATGAACATGCACAGTGGCCATGCTCAAACCAGGACATATTCTCCTTCCAACCCCAAATGGCATCATCTTCACCCCGGTTACTCCAGTTATATCCGCGTCCTCCTTCCCCGAAAAGAATCGATCCGGGTCGAATTTTGATGGGTTCGACCACAGTTTCGGGTCCTCACTAATACCAGGCAAGTAAATCTCGACGTTTACATCAGTTGGTACATCATATCCTGCCAACGTTGTTGGCTCTGTCACTGCATGTGTCAGTGAAAAATAGGTAGGTGGGTGCTTTCGTAGCAATTCTTTTACCACTGCATGTAAATACGGCATGTTCTCCACATCTTTCTCGTCCACTCTTCGATCACCAACTGAAACTTTAATCTCTTCGTACAGCTTGTCTTGAACATGTGGATTGGCTATGAGCTGTGCTATACCCCATTCGATTGCCGTACCTGTTAGAATTAtgataaaatcattaaattctGAATTTCCAAACcatttaagcttttgggattttctataattatttatctttgttttacatccaatttaaaaatagttaaaagtCCAAAAGTGCTGATCTCCCATTTAAGAAGTtggataaaaatttaaaaatccaactCCGTAAAACCCATTTATTAGGGCTAGACTTGGTTAGTTGCTCCGGTATATTAGTCAAGATCGTAATACAATACACACGAGCATTAAATCCAATCTTAGCCCTACTTATTAAAGGTTATCTAGACCTCACATGATAGAGAAAGTGCATAAATTATGGAAAAAGACCAGTGGCACAATTTGTGTCACAACTCGCTCACGTGGTGAGTTATGATTGGCAGAGGGATGATGGTGGGTCCATGTGAGAACATTCCTTCACCAATCACAAGTCGTTATATAAATGAGTTATGTCACAAGTTATGACACCAGAACTACTCTAAATTATGCTCTAATATATTAGAGTATCagacatgtcaaaatcatgagAAATGACAATTTATTATGGTCTAGACTCACACCTTAGaagaaatgtaaaaattattgattaaataattaaatttattattttctaaatacaCTTTGACATTTGTTAACATTTCTATTTTAAGTATTATGAACAATTGAATAATTTATGAGTACCTGTAGTGTCGGTTCCACCATTGATGAACTCGGAACAAAGTGTGACTAGTTCAGGATTTGTCGGATTACGATTCTCGATCTTGAGGTCAAAGAGGGTGTCGAGGTATGAAAACGACGTTGCCGTTTTATCAGATCCGGGGTTTTTGAGTGCCTTCCTACGCTTCTCGATGTGCGGGACTATGAAATCGATTTGCTGTTTTCGAACCTCTAAGGCATTCTTCCTTTGCTTTGAGAAAAAGGGGCTCAAAATTGGGAGATAATCATCTATTCTTGGGTCGAGTGTGATCAAAACACTTTTCATCACCTGATCAAATTTTTCGTTCGTCTCTTCGTCCATTTCGAACCCAAAACACATCGATAAGAGGATACAAAACACAGCAAAGCGAGCGTTTTTCAAGACCCAAACAACACCATCATTGGACTTAGCCTCAGTTCGAAGCCTATTGATGAGTTTCTCCATAGCTGTGTCCCTCACTTGGCGAAACTCCTTGATCCTGCTCGAGCTAAGCATGTTTTGGACCATGTTGCGTCTCAATGAACGCCAAACAGGCCCATAAAGCGCGGCGTTGACAGTGAATTTGTTGCAGCTAAATATGTTCCTTGTTGGATTTTCTCGAGGTCGAGTAGCAAATAGCTGACCCTTTTCGACTAAGGCTTCGTGGACTAGTTTTGCATCGTTTAGAATGATCATAGTTCTGGTCCCCATTCTTAAGGTAAAGATTGGACCATACTTTGATCGAAGCCCATCAACATACTCGAAGAATGGTTTCCCCGAGTTTGCTACTTGGAAAAGGTTCCCAACAACAGGCCATCCGGGTGGACCTGGAGGAAGGTTGAGTTTCTTGGATTTGGTTTTATGTGTGAGGAAGAAAATTAAGGCTGTAAGAAAGAAAGCTAGGAATGTGAAAAAGAGATGGTAGTATGAGGAAAGTGAAGAAGGGGAAAAAGATAAAGACAGAAGGGAAGCCATTTGGAGTTTGGGCTAGGAAGAGAAAAAATGGGGAAGGGAATGCGCGTACCATACATGAACTAAGGTTGGAAGATATATATGGTATGAAAATGGGAAGAGCATGAAATTGCAGGTGGGTTTATTTAAAGCACCATGAAAGGTTTTGCTACCAGAGCGGGATTGGTTGGTGAAGATTATTAAATGCTTGGGGCTTAGAAATCAGTATAAGGCAAAAAAATGTAAACCATGGGCAGGAAAAGAGGTTGAGAGATTGAAAATAAGAGACAGTTACATGTATTTATTGCATTCAACAACTTCTTAAATGTGAACATGAAAATGACAGGTATTACTTATTAGGTACACTTATTTCACCTCTGGGAGGAGAAAATTGgatatgaaaatgttgtggctCACAGTTCAaaaggattattattattagtggaAGAGTGGCTGGTAATTACCGCTAGTCACTTGCCTTTGGTGAATATGaacaaaattcaattcaaagGCAAACGCCGCCTTTATAGCTTGAGGGACTAAGGCTCTGAAAAAGAGAGCCTTAAATGTAGAGTCTGAAGCTCACAGTCTGTCACCTGACTCACTTTATCTTCACGGACGCAGTTTGGGTCTAGAATTTTTACGGTACTTAATTCGTACGGGGAACGTAtgtcaaaaaataattacataccATAATTTCAACGGATTCTGTGTTATGGGACACTGGATCTAATCTAGACCTTATCTTCTTTGTCTCATTAATGGCCCGTTTGGATAAAGGGAAAAAGGAGGAATAATGAAAAAGAGTAAAGtaaaattgactaaaaataaattaattttggattaaatctctctctctctctgtatatGAACTCATTTAGCACATTAATTATGTATGTTTCAAGTTCATTTCTACCATAACTGATTTAAGATCAAGAGCATGGTACAAGCGATGTATCTTGATTTTTTGCAATGATGAGATAGGTGTTGTGATAACAGAAACTATGATATCAATTAGTTgtgataataaaaatttatgtcaatttatttttttaacataagagagagagagagagagagagagattttccTTCCCCTCCATGAAAGAATCAAGCAAAGCCTGAGTAATAATTTAAGATAATTTCTAACTAATCTTCATCTTAACTCAAATTCCACCATGcaatcttctttctcaaaatgtaaacaattaaatatacacaatttttcaattctatacattaaatttacacaatatttcaaaaaatgtatataattcTGAATATTTAATTTACATGACTTTTCAAAGAATTTACCTAAttctatatattcaaaatacacaaattttcaaCTGTGTAAATTCAATGTACAAAATATCTCAAGAACGTACAGAATTCTTTACATTCTCTTTACATTCAATGTATACAATTTTTCAATGAATGTACAAAAGTTTGTACATTCAacgtacacaatttttcaaaaaatctacacaattatgtatatataatgtatataactttttaattgacaacttttaaaagaatttacaaatttttgtacattaaatgtacacatttttttcaaagaatgtatgatatatatatacatttaatatacacaatttttaatgaattaagacaattttgtatattcaagatacataatttttcaaaaagtgtatacaattttgtacattcaacgTAATCAATTCGTATAAGACTAGACACAATTTTATACACTCAATGCAGACAATTTCTCAAAGAATGTTCataattctaaatttttaatatacaaaatatttcaaagaaGGTACACAATTATGt
This genomic stretch from Quercus robur chromosome 4, dhQueRobu3.1, whole genome shotgun sequence harbors:
- the LOC126722910 gene encoding cytochrome P450 77A3-like — its product is MASLLSLSFSPSSLSSYYHLFFTFLAFFLTALIFFLTHKTKSKKLNLPPGPPGWPVVGNLFQVANSGKPFFEYVDGLRSKYGPIFTLRMGTRTMIILNDAKLVHEALVEKGQLFATRPRENPTRNIFSCNKFTVNAALYGPVWRSLRRNMVQNMLSSSRIKEFRQVRDTAMEKLINRLRTEAKSNDGVVWVLKNARFAVFCILLSMCFGFEMDEETNEKFDQVMKSVLITLDPRIDDYLPILSPFFSKQRKNALEVRKQQIDFIVPHIEKRRKALKNPGSDKTATSFSYLDTLFDLKIENRNPTNPELVTLCSEFINGGTDTTGTAIEWGIAQLIANPHVQDKLYEEIKVSVGDRRVDEKDVENMPYLHAVVKELLRKHPPTYFSLTHAVTEPTTLAGYDVPTDVNVEIYLPGISEDPKLWSNPSKFDPDRFFSGKEDADITGVTGVKMMPFGVGRRICPGLSMATVHVHLMLARMVQEFEWSAYPPGNELDFAGKLEFTVVMKNPLRAVIKSRV